Proteins encoded in a region of the Pseudomonas shahriarae genome:
- the icmH gene encoding type IVB secretion system protein IcmH/DotU, producing the protein MTMERTYPQDDKTVLLDRHGFGPAQGAITDFEAPPRFEQLEDRMMYAAHLQGAEHFRLGLNPLVTAAWDLLSEVVRLKGGTAREGLHALNDRLSSGITLFETRARHAAILDSQITAARYVLCSVIDEAVVTTAWGSQSDWSQMSLLSRFHNETFGGEKFFELLERLSRDPIKHLALLELMYVCLALGFEGKYRVMERGLLQLDGIRDALYRQIIHVRGHAPLASEPRPPSSRKPRQAMRIVSATWVWVFVVMGLALMYSGFAWVLGEQRESVLKAYLPTTTDIIRTPQ; encoded by the coding sequence ATGACGATGGAAAGGACATACCCGCAGGATGACAAGACGGTCCTGCTGGATCGTCATGGATTTGGCCCGGCGCAGGGCGCCATCACGGATTTCGAGGCACCACCGCGCTTTGAACAGCTTGAGGACCGGATGATGTACGCCGCCCATTTGCAGGGCGCAGAACACTTCAGGCTGGGGCTCAACCCGCTGGTGACAGCGGCCTGGGACCTGTTGTCGGAGGTGGTCCGGCTCAAGGGCGGCACGGCCCGTGAAGGCCTGCACGCGCTCAATGATCGGTTGTCATCGGGCATTACGCTGTTTGAAACCCGCGCCCGCCACGCCGCAATCCTCGACAGCCAGATCACGGCGGCGCGTTACGTGCTGTGTAGCGTAATAGACGAAGCGGTGGTGACCACGGCCTGGGGCAGTCAGAGCGACTGGTCGCAGATGAGCCTGTTGAGCCGCTTTCATAACGAAACCTTTGGCGGCGAAAAATTCTTCGAGCTGCTTGAGCGATTGTCCAGGGATCCGATCAAGCATCTGGCGCTGCTGGAGTTGATGTACGTCTGCCTGGCGCTTGGCTTTGAAGGCAAATATCGGGTGATGGAGCGTGGCCTGCTGCAATTGGACGGCATTCGCGACGCTTTATACCGGCAGATCATCCATGTGCGCGGCCACGCGCCTCTGGCCAGTGAGCCCCGGCCACCGTCCAGCCGCAAACCCCGGCAGGCGATGCGCATTGTTTCTGCAACCTGGGTCTGGGTCTTCGTCGTAATGGGCCTGGCCCTCATGTATTCAGGGTTCGCCTGGGTGCTTGGAGAACAGCGCGAGAGCGTGCTCAAAGCCTATCTGCCGACCACCACCGACATCATCCGGACACCGCAGTAG
- the tssG gene encoding type VI secretion system baseplate subunit TssG, producing the protein MAIPDGPAGSALTELSRTIREYSLFQAISQVIERLRDAHPSLGDEALYERLEFQANPGLGFPGNDIDRVTFFVEGGQLRARLRLNVLGLVGANSPLPAFYGEHALTERAGGNPVGDFLDLFHHRLHRLMLPLWRKYRYRACFRAGASDPFSEQMFALIGLGGRAVRGATQLDWKRLLPYLGLLGMRAHSAALIETVLRYYFKHPQLLIEQCVKRKVVIARRQRNQLGQASSLLGQNLVLGRQVVDRAGKFRVHIQNLDWQRFHDFLPTGASHSPFGALVRFAVRDPLDYDLRLVLRTEEVRALHIGQRNVCRLGWTSWMGQARADGVLTLANKLGRNG; encoded by the coding sequence ATGGCCATCCCGGATGGGCCTGCAGGCTCTGCTTTAACCGAACTGTCGCGGACCATTCGCGAGTACTCGCTGTTCCAGGCGATCTCGCAGGTGATCGAGCGTTTGCGTGACGCCCATCCGTCCCTAGGCGATGAGGCGCTGTATGAACGCCTGGAGTTCCAGGCCAACCCGGGGTTGGGGTTTCCCGGCAACGATATTGACCGGGTGACGTTCTTTGTCGAGGGCGGGCAACTGCGCGCACGTTTGCGCCTCAACGTATTGGGACTGGTGGGGGCGAATTCGCCACTGCCGGCGTTTTATGGTGAACACGCATTGACCGAACGGGCGGGCGGTAATCCTGTCGGCGACTTTCTCGACTTGTTTCACCACCGCCTGCATCGGTTGATGCTGCCTTTGTGGCGCAAGTACCGCTACCGGGCGTGCTTTCGGGCGGGAGCCAGCGACCCGTTTTCCGAGCAGATGTTCGCCCTGATAGGCCTGGGCGGCCGTGCCGTTCGGGGCGCGACGCAACTGGACTGGAAGCGCCTGCTGCCCTACCTGGGCTTGCTGGGTATGCGCGCCCATTCGGCGGCGCTTATCGAAACGGTGCTGCGTTACTACTTCAAGCACCCGCAGTTGCTGATCGAACAGTGCGTCAAGCGCAAGGTGGTGATTGCCCGCAGGCAACGCAACCAATTGGGTCAGGCCAGCAGCCTTCTGGGCCAGAACCTGGTCCTGGGGCGGCAGGTCGTCGACCGTGCCGGCAAGTTCAGGGTGCATATCCAGAACCTCGACTGGCAGCGGTTTCATGATTTTCTGCCCACCGGCGCAAGCCACTCTCCGTTCGGCGCGCTGGTGCGTTTCGCCGTGCGCGATCCGCTGGACTATGACCTGCGTCTGGTGCTGCGTACTGAGGAGGTGCGGGCGCTGCATATAGGCCAGCGCAATGTGTGCCGGCTGGGATGGACCAGTTGGATGGGGCAGGCGCGCGCGGATGGCGTGCTCACCCTGGCCAATAAACTCGGTAGAAACGGATGA
- the tssH gene encoding type VI secretion system ATPase TssH, producing MMNVDLQQLIRVLTTHTRRDLERAAERCVTRGGTQVLVEDMLLALLEHPQGLLVRALQDAGVEQGELQATLQPRVGQGTSRNPVFAPLLVQWLQQALVVAQLELAQSQVGDAALILALLRNPQSHAGSRYQVLLARLDAQRLLEFALSAEIEGSRGTAGANNESLLQRFTHDLTQQALEGRVDPVLCRDAEIRQLTDILARRRKNNPIIVGEAGVGKTALVEGLARQIACGQVPPVLKDTRLLVLDMGLLQAGASIKGEFERRLKGVIDEVNASPVPVILFIDEAHTLIGAGSAPGSGDAANLLKPALARGELRTIAATTWSEYKKYFEKDPALARRFQPVHVQEPSVDDAVTILRGLTAVYEASHGVYVRDDAVVAAAQLSARYLAGRQLPDKAVDLLDTACARVRISLVTAPPALQAVAAQLAESTGQHQALCRDRDAGLPIDPGALQVLAARLQTIGCEHEHLKQCWTRQREMAEAILALRIQVSQARQSGQAIEVLEQQLCEAHGSLLAEQSHQRLVSFEVCPRLVAEVVSAWTGIPLSQVACEHSTQVRDFATDLRARILGQAHAVQALDRSMRAVAAGLNRPDAPVGVFLLVGPSGVGKTETALALAELLYGGERFLTTINMSEYQEPHSLSRLIGAPPGYVGYGEGGVLTEAVRQKPYSVLLLDEVEKAHSGVMNLFYQVFDKGRANDGEGREIDFRNTLILMTSNLGSECTIDLCRATPHPTPQALQEALAPLLKQHFKPALLARMRVVPYYPINGAVLRELVESKLQRLAQRLLQRQLAFSYCPRLVDYLAERCTHTDSGARYVDQWIDANLLPLVVDRLLEAMARDEHLQRAHGTLDGDGHVICEFA from the coding sequence ATGATGAATGTGGACTTGCAACAACTGATTCGCGTGTTGACGACACACACTCGCCGAGACCTGGAGCGTGCCGCCGAACGCTGTGTGACCCGGGGCGGGACGCAAGTCCTGGTGGAGGACATGTTGCTGGCGCTACTGGAGCACCCGCAAGGATTGCTGGTGCGCGCGCTGCAAGATGCCGGTGTCGAACAGGGCGAGTTGCAAGCCACCCTGCAGCCCAGGGTGGGCCAGGGCACTTCACGCAATCCGGTGTTTGCGCCGTTGCTGGTGCAATGGTTGCAGCAAGCGCTGGTGGTTGCCCAACTGGAATTGGCGCAATCCCAGGTCGGTGACGCAGCCTTGATCCTCGCCTTGCTGCGTAACCCACAGTCTCACGCAGGCAGTCGTTATCAGGTGCTGCTGGCGCGCCTCGATGCGCAGCGCCTGCTTGAATTCGCCCTGAGCGCCGAGATTGAGGGTTCCCGTGGGACAGCCGGCGCCAACAATGAGTCGTTGTTGCAGCGCTTCACCCATGATCTGACTCAGCAAGCCTTAGAGGGGCGGGTTGACCCGGTATTGTGCCGCGACGCAGAAATCCGCCAACTGACCGATATCCTGGCGCGTCGGCGCAAGAACAATCCGATCATTGTCGGTGAGGCCGGTGTCGGCAAGACTGCGCTGGTCGAGGGTCTGGCCCGGCAGATCGCCTGTGGGCAAGTGCCGCCAGTGCTCAAGGATACGCGCCTGCTGGTCCTCGACATGGGGCTGCTGCAGGCCGGTGCCAGCATCAAGGGCGAGTTCGAGCGGCGGCTCAAGGGCGTTATCGACGAAGTGAATGCCTCACCGGTGCCGGTGATCCTGTTTATTGACGAGGCACACACCTTGATCGGTGCCGGCAGCGCGCCCGGCAGCGGCGATGCGGCGAACCTGCTCAAGCCGGCGCTGGCCCGTGGCGAGCTGCGTACCATCGCCGCCACCACCTGGTCGGAGTACAAGAAATACTTCGAAAAGGATCCGGCATTGGCCCGGCGCTTTCAGCCGGTGCATGTCCAGGAGCCCAGTGTCGATGACGCAGTGACCATCCTGCGGGGTCTCACTGCGGTGTATGAAGCCAGCCATGGCGTGTACGTGCGCGATGACGCCGTGGTTGCCGCCGCGCAGTTGTCTGCCCGTTACCTGGCGGGGCGACAGTTGCCCGACAAGGCCGTGGATCTGCTCGATACGGCCTGCGCCCGTGTGCGCATCAGCCTGGTGACAGCCCCGCCGGCGTTGCAGGCCGTGGCGGCGCAGCTGGCTGAAAGCACCGGCCAGCACCAGGCGCTTTGCCGCGATAGGGACGCTGGGTTACCTATAGATCCGGGCGCGCTGCAGGTTCTGGCTGCACGCCTGCAAACCATCGGTTGCGAACACGAGCACCTCAAGCAGTGCTGGACGCGCCAGCGCGAGATGGCCGAAGCGATACTGGCCCTGCGCATACAGGTGAGCCAGGCTCGTCAGTCGGGGCAGGCAATCGAGGTGCTTGAGCAGCAATTGTGCGAGGCCCACGGCAGTCTGCTGGCCGAGCAATCTCACCAGCGCCTGGTCAGCTTCGAAGTGTGCCCACGGCTGGTGGCGGAAGTAGTCAGCGCGTGGACGGGAATTCCGCTGAGCCAGGTGGCCTGCGAGCACAGCACCCAGGTCCGCGATTTCGCCACCGATCTGCGGGCGCGCATTCTTGGCCAGGCGCACGCCGTACAGGCGCTGGATCGCTCGATGCGTGCGGTTGCGGCAGGCCTGAACCGCCCCGATGCGCCCGTGGGCGTGTTTCTGCTGGTCGGCCCCAGTGGCGTCGGCAAGACAGAAACGGCACTGGCCCTGGCCGAGCTGTTGTATGGCGGTGAGCGGTTCCTGACCACTATCAACATGTCCGAGTACCAGGAGCCACACTCACTGTCGCGCCTGATAGGTGCTCCGCCCGGGTATGTCGGCTATGGCGAAGGTGGCGTCCTCACCGAGGCGGTCAGGCAAAAGCCCTATTCGGTGCTGCTGCTCGATGAAGTCGAGAAGGCGCACTCCGGTGTGATGAACCTGTTCTACCAGGTCTTCGACAAAGGGCGGGCCAATGACGGTGAGGGACGTGAGATCGACTTTCGCAACACCCTGATCCTGATGACCTCCAACCTTGGCAGCGAATGCACCATCGACCTGTGCCGGGCCACACCGCATCCCACCCCACAAGCGTTGCAGGAAGCACTTGCGCCGCTGCTCAAGCAGCATTTCAAGCCGGCGCTGCTGGCCCGTATGCGCGTAGTGCCGTACTACCCGATCAACGGAGCGGTGCTGCGGGAATTGGTAGAAAGCAAATTACAGCGCCTGGCTCAGCGTTTGTTGCAGCGCCAGTTAGCGTTCAGCTATTGCCCGCGGCTGGTCGATTACCTGGCAGAGCGCTGTACCCACACCGACAGCGGGGCGCGGTATGTCGATCAATGGATCGACGCCAATCTATTGCCCCTGGTTGTCGATCGCCTGCTTGAGGCAATGGCCAGGGACGAGCATCTGCAGCGTGCCCACGGGACGCTGGATGGCGACGGTCACGTAATCTGTGAGTTTGCGTGA
- a CDS encoding sigma-54 interaction domain-containing protein: protein MRENPLSQALDPAEQLVQWLLHMGIDSDRASMPGQLAHAAVQLSQCSLSQVYLADEGDRGLVLAAEYRRDAGPGDIGARAAVDQQHQQLLQFALEHKRTLSIRGLQDSIYDTTFIPSGPAPWQSLLCVPVTHRHLAVKGVLLCVTERSIDLQGYATTLGQLAVFALRQRSLLPEPCPPPAHSARDNVLRPNGFGLIGNSTAMDETCRLIGKVLDSTYTVLLRGETGTGKEVVARAIHAMGPRRSKAFVVQNCAAFPEGLLESELFGYRKGAFTGADRDRPGLFDTANGGTLLLDEIGDMPMSLQAKLLRVLQEGEVRPLGARVAHKVNVRIIAATHRDLPAMVAQGSFREDLYYRLAQFPIELPALRHREGDARQLARHFAGQACATQGRAPVSWSDQALDQLSSHSFPGNVRELKCLVERAVLLCDDGVILPQHLSLPLASSTQASDATLRQRLERVERGLLIDCLHKNRGNRTRTARELGVARRTLLYRLARLNIPFGEASRGSAE from the coding sequence ATGAGGGAGAACCCGTTGTCACAGGCGCTTGATCCTGCCGAACAGCTGGTGCAGTGGCTCTTGCACATGGGCATCGACAGCGATCGGGCAAGTATGCCTGGCCAACTTGCCCATGCCGCCGTGCAGTTGAGCCAGTGCTCGCTCAGCCAGGTGTACCTGGCAGATGAGGGCGACCGTGGTCTGGTGCTGGCTGCCGAATACCGGCGAGATGCAGGGCCTGGGGATATCGGCGCACGTGCAGCAGTTGATCAGCAGCACCAGCAATTGCTGCAGTTCGCCCTGGAGCACAAGCGCACCTTGAGCATCCGCGGCCTGCAAGACAGCATTTATGACACGACTTTTATTCCGTCAGGCCCGGCGCCCTGGCAATCGTTGCTGTGCGTCCCCGTCACCCATCGCCACCTTGCTGTGAAGGGCGTGTTGTTATGCGTAACCGAACGCAGCATCGACCTGCAGGGGTACGCCACGACACTGGGGCAGTTGGCGGTGTTTGCGCTGCGCCAGCGGTCGCTGTTACCGGAGCCTTGCCCGCCGCCGGCCCATTCGGCGCGCGATAACGTTCTGCGTCCCAACGGCTTCGGCCTGATCGGCAACAGTACGGCGATGGATGAGACCTGCCGCCTGATCGGCAAGGTGCTGGACAGTACCTATACCGTGCTTTTGCGCGGCGAGACCGGCACGGGCAAGGAGGTGGTCGCGCGGGCGATCCATGCCATGGGCCCGCGCCGGTCCAAGGCCTTTGTCGTGCAGAACTGCGCGGCATTCCCGGAAGGGTTGCTGGAGAGCGAACTGTTTGGCTATCGCAAAGGCGCGTTTACAGGCGCCGACCGGGACCGACCGGGGCTGTTCGATACCGCCAACGGCGGCACGTTGCTGCTCGATGAAATCGGCGACATGCCGATGTCACTGCAAGCCAAGTTGTTACGGGTATTGCAGGAGGGCGAAGTACGCCCGCTGGGCGCCCGCGTCGCCCATAAAGTGAATGTACGGATCATTGCCGCCACCCACCGCGACCTGCCTGCAATGGTGGCCCAGGGCAGCTTTCGCGAGGACCTCTACTACCGGCTGGCGCAGTTTCCAATCGAGCTGCCGGCCCTACGCCATCGCGAAGGCGATGCACGGCAATTGGCTCGCCATTTTGCGGGCCAGGCCTGCGCGACCCAGGGGCGAGCACCGGTGTCCTGGTCGGACCAGGCCCTGGATCAACTGTCCAGCCACAGCTTCCCCGGCAACGTGCGCGAACTCAAGTGCCTGGTGGAGCGCGCGGTGTTGTTGTGCGACGACGGGGTGATCCTGCCGCAACATTTGTCGTTGCCATTGGCGTCCTCCACACAGGCCAGCGACGCAACGCTGCGCCAACGCCTGGAGCGCGTCGAACGTGGCTTGCTGATTGATTGCCTGCACAAGAATCGCGGCAATCGCACCCGCACCGCCCGCGAGCTGGGAGTCGCCAGGCGCACCCTGTTGTACCGCCTCGCGCGGCTGAATATCCCTTTCGGTGAAGCATCAAGGGGGAGCGCTGAATGA
- the tagH gene encoding type VI secretion system-associated FHA domain protein TagH, which produces MQLIFEICGNWQGMPGSTRNKVFDGAGGVIGRGADCDWVIPDPSRQLSNHHALISFRDDQYFLTDISSNGICLGDSAVRLRKGQARPIGQGMVFRMGPFDIRTQLVAVAGAVSHSDNLIPDDAFLQLDPLYAMPGQAHQSEETRWTDTSTVERQHVTVPTLVEPAPQIAPAAESPPAGNDHALFWGAFSKALGVCLDPLDEPGRQALAIKVAGLLRQAVEGLQQNLHTHEELKSELSASLGRPSDQPPLMGGADSLEAMLGGERQGLPAELAVIQAYRDLQVHQVAVLAGCRAAVRGALAAFAPGQLLVRFEQQGNTPRLPTSGAYWRAYLRHYQRLVEDEGWSERLLSEDFANAYREQVRLVSTLHSTCSG; this is translated from the coding sequence ATGCAGTTGATATTTGAGATCTGTGGCAATTGGCAAGGCATGCCCGGCTCGACCCGCAACAAAGTGTTTGACGGCGCCGGCGGGGTGATTGGCCGTGGTGCCGATTGTGATTGGGTCATTCCCGATCCCAGCCGTCAGTTGTCCAATCATCATGCCTTGATCAGCTTTCGTGACGATCAGTACTTTCTGACGGACATCAGCAGCAATGGCATTTGCCTGGGGGACAGCGCCGTGCGCTTGCGCAAGGGCCAGGCCCGGCCTATTGGTCAAGGCATGGTGTTTCGGATGGGCCCGTTTGATATTCGCACGCAGTTGGTGGCGGTGGCTGGCGCCGTGAGTCACAGCGACAACCTGATTCCGGATGACGCGTTCCTGCAGCTGGATCCGCTGTATGCCATGCCCGGCCAGGCCCATCAGTCAGAGGAAACGCGCTGGACGGACACCAGCACGGTCGAGCGCCAGCATGTGACTGTGCCGACCCTGGTAGAGCCTGCCCCGCAGATTGCACCAGCGGCAGAAAGCCCCCCGGCAGGTAACGACCACGCGCTGTTCTGGGGGGCGTTTTCCAAGGCGCTGGGCGTGTGCCTGGACCCGCTCGACGAACCAGGGCGGCAAGCGCTGGCAATCAAGGTCGCGGGCTTGCTCAGGCAGGCCGTCGAAGGGTTGCAGCAGAACCTGCACACCCACGAAGAGTTGAAAAGTGAGTTGAGCGCTTCGCTAGGGCGTCCGAGCGACCAGCCTCCCTTGATGGGCGGTGCCGATTCCCTGGAGGCCATGTTGGGCGGTGAGCGGCAGGGGCTGCCAGCCGAACTGGCGGTTATCCAGGCTTACCGCGATTTGCAGGTGCATCAGGTCGCGGTGCTCGCGGGTTGTCGTGCCGCCGTGCGCGGCGCACTGGCGGCGTTTGCCCCGGGCCAGTTGCTGGTGCGTTTCGAACAGCAGGGCAACACGCCGCGGCTCCCCACCAGCGGCGCCTATTGGCGCGCCTACCTGCGCCACTATCAGCGCCTGGTCGAGGACGAAGGCTGGAGTGAGCGCTTACTGAGCGAGGACTTTGCCAACGCCTACCGGGAGCAGGTGCGCCTGGTTTCCACCCTTCACAGTACTTGTTCTGGATGA
- the tssJ gene encoding type VI secretion system lipoprotein TssJ gives MSRFTFVLLLAVMGLLPGCSNLSPYSKLTKLDLTLNASDQVNPDLNGRPSPIVVRLLELSNPVAFENADFFSLYGRAESTLPKDLISSEEWELRPGEQVPLKLRATSGGRYIGVLAAYRDLPQARWRYVVPLAVGSRTRVELLFDEAGVRAADWQPTQAGDSHAAR, from the coding sequence ATGTCACGCTTCACCTTTGTTCTGTTACTCGCTGTGATGGGCCTGTTGCCCGGCTGCAGCAACCTGTCCCCCTATTCGAAGCTGACCAAGCTGGACCTGACGCTGAATGCCAGCGATCAGGTCAACCCGGATCTGAATGGTCGGCCGTCGCCTATCGTGGTGCGTTTGCTGGAGCTCAGCAATCCGGTGGCCTTCGAGAACGCGGATTTTTTCAGCCTGTATGGACGTGCCGAAAGCACCTTGCCCAAGGACCTGATAAGCAGCGAAGAATGGGAGTTGCGCCCTGGTGAGCAGGTCCCGCTGAAGCTCAGGGCAACGTCGGGCGGCCGCTACATCGGGGTGTTGGCGGCCTACCGGGATTTGCCCCAGGCACGTTGGCGCTATGTCGTGCCGTTGGCCGTTGGCTCGCGGACCCGTGTCGAACTGTTGTTCGATGAAGCGGGCGTGCGCGCAGCCGATTGGCAGCCGACCCAGGCAGGTGACTCACATGCTGCTCGATAA
- the tssK gene encoding type VI secretion system baseplate subunit TssK — MLLDKVTWQEGMLLRPQHLQHNDRYYHQQLARRSQLSQGYAWGFLTLEIDPQYLEMGKVVVSQASGVLPDGTLFDMRDLSAPLVLEIPPNSGSQAVYLALPMVAGNAVEVRRPAQADVVARYTAYEVEVGDANAGEDTRCAITCARPDFRLLLGDDHDVQTYVRLKVAQVLDCNGQGVVALDSLFSPTFMHLHGSPFLLSCLKEVVSLLAFRGDAIAERLQDAGQAAGAEMGDFLMLQLINRTELILRHYLDQTRLGPDVLYQALLALLGELSTFSSATKRAGFDGRYQHSEQGPCFRELMAAIRAVLSMVLEQHAIELVLQPRQYGVLVCPVNDLNLLGAATFIVAASARSDSEVLRQRLPAHLKIGPVERIRELVNLHLAGISVKPLPVAPRQIPFHAEKTYFMLELSPRDLEQLAHSGGFAFHVSGEFADLELKFWAIRN, encoded by the coding sequence ATGCTGCTCGATAAAGTCACCTGGCAGGAGGGCATGTTGTTGCGCCCTCAGCATCTGCAGCACAACGACCGTTACTACCACCAGCAACTGGCCCGCCGCAGCCAGTTGTCACAGGGCTATGCCTGGGGCTTCCTGACCCTGGAAATCGACCCGCAGTATCTCGAGATGGGCAAGGTGGTGGTCAGCCAGGCCAGTGGCGTGCTGCCTGATGGGACGCTGTTCGATATGCGTGACCTGAGCGCGCCGCTGGTGCTGGAAATTCCTCCAAACAGCGGCAGCCAGGCGGTGTACCTGGCGTTGCCGATGGTTGCCGGCAATGCCGTCGAGGTTCGCCGCCCGGCGCAAGCTGATGTAGTGGCGCGCTACACCGCTTACGAAGTGGAAGTGGGAGACGCCAATGCCGGCGAAGACACACGCTGCGCCATAACCTGCGCCCGCCCGGATTTTCGCCTGCTGCTTGGCGACGACCATGACGTCCAGACCTACGTCAGGCTCAAAGTCGCACAGGTCCTGGACTGTAACGGCCAGGGCGTTGTAGCCCTCGACAGCCTGTTCTCGCCGACGTTCATGCACCTTCATGGGTCGCCCTTTTTACTGTCCTGCCTCAAGGAGGTGGTCAGCCTGTTGGCGTTCCGCGGGGACGCGATTGCCGAGCGTTTGCAGGACGCTGGCCAGGCGGCCGGGGCCGAGATGGGGGACTTCCTGATGTTGCAGTTGATCAACCGTACGGAGTTGATCCTGCGCCACTATCTGGACCAGACCCGCTTGGGCCCCGACGTGTTGTACCAGGCTCTACTGGCGTTGCTGGGGGAGCTTTCGACGTTTTCCAGCGCTACCAAACGCGCCGGTTTTGATGGGCGCTACCAACATAGCGAGCAGGGACCGTGCTTCCGTGAGCTGATGGCGGCAATTCGTGCGGTGTTGTCGATGGTACTCGAGCAACACGCCATTGAGCTGGTGCTGCAGCCCCGTCAATACGGGGTGTTGGTGTGCCCGGTCAACGACCTGAACCTGCTGGGCGCTGCGACCTTCATTGTGGCCGCCAGTGCCCGCAGCGATTCGGAGGTGTTGCGCCAGCGGTTGCCAGCGCACCTGAAAATCGGGCCGGTGGAGCGGATCCGCGAGCTGGTCAACCTGCACCTGGCTGGCATTAGCGTCAAGCCGTTGCCTGTGGCGCCCCGGCAGATTCCTTTCCATGCCGAAAAAACCTATTTCATGCTCGAACTCAGCCCCCGCGACCTGGAGCAGTTGGCACATTCAGGTGGATTCGCCTTCCATGTCAGCGGCGAGTTTGCCGATCTTGAATTGAAATTCTGGGCTATCAGGAACTGA
- a CDS encoding type VI secretion protein TagU — translation MIVSRWQVLVLVLLMLVLSGCTANYVFDDDEYRPLGDPRPDQYPQ, via the coding sequence ATGATTGTTTCTCGGTGGCAGGTATTAGTCCTTGTTCTGCTGATGTTGGTGCTGAGTGGTTGTACGGCAAATTACGTGTTTGACGACGATGAATATCGGCCGCTGGGAGATCCGCGGCCCGACCAGTACCCGCAATAA